The following coding sequences are from one Dehalogenimonas sp. THU2 window:
- a CDS encoding response regulator transcription factor: protein MKILLIEDNQNVCDFITLALEIGWPELKIHKSSSGETGIALVKALHPDIVTVDLGLPDISGYEVIKEIRSFSEVPVIVLTARGEEKDIVKALEFGADEYVIKPFGQMELIARIRVLLRRHQSRNPEQLLSFGKLSLDLAKRTVRYNLKEEMLTGTECTVLKQLIEKEGLVATRESIAEKIWGTDYADSSGAIKVYIRHLREKIEDDPGNPKVILTRFGIGYYLAKETSL, encoded by the coding sequence ATGAAAATCCTGTTAATCGAAGATAACCAGAATGTGTGTGATTTCATCACATTGGCATTGGAGATCGGTTGGCCGGAATTGAAAATCCATAAATCCAGCTCCGGCGAAACAGGAATCGCCCTTGTAAAAGCCCTGCATCCAGACATTGTGACCGTTGACCTGGGATTGCCTGATATTAGCGGGTATGAGGTGATCAAAGAGATTAGAAGCTTTTCGGAGGTGCCGGTAATCGTCCTGACCGCCCGGGGTGAGGAAAAGGATATCGTGAAGGCGTTGGAGTTTGGAGCGGATGAATACGTAATCAAACCCTTCGGACAAATGGAACTTATCGCCAGAATCAGAGTGCTCTTGCGGCGACATCAGAGCAGGAACCCGGAACAACTGCTGTCTTTCGGGAAATTAAGTCTCGACCTCGCCAAACGCACCGTCCGGTATAATCTCAAAGAGGAAATGTTGACCGGTACGGAATGCACCGTTCTAAAACAACTCATCGAGAAAGAAGGACTGGTGGCAACCCGTGAGTCAATCGCTGAAAAAATCTGGGGGACTGACTATGCTGACTCATCCGGCGCCATCAAGGTCTATATCCGACACTTAAGAGAAAAAATCGAGGATGATCCGGGCAATCCAAAGGTCATCCTAACCCGGTTTGGAATTGGCTATTATCTGGCAAAGGAGACATCGTTATGA